The Streptomyces bacillaris sequence TGGCGATGTGGTCGCCCAGCACCTCGAAGCCCGCGTTGGAGTAGAGGCGGCGGTTGCCGGGTGGGGCCGTCACCCGGTGTTCGTCGAAGGCGAGGCCGCTGGTGTGGGCCAGGAGGTGGCGGACCGTGGAGCCCTCGGGTCCGGCCGGCTCGTCCAGCTCGATCGCCCCCTCCTCGTACGCCACCAGCGCCGCGTAGGCGGCGAGCGGCTTGGTGACCGAGGCGAGGGGGAAGCGGTGGGCGGTGGGCCCGTGCGTACCGAGGACGGTGCCGTCCGCCCGTACGACGGCGGCCGCCGCGGTCGGGACGGGCCAGGTGTCGATGATCCGCAAGCTCTCCATGGGACCGAGCCTAACGTTCGTGGCGGCGGCCCCGTCACCGCGTCCGAAAGGTGCCGAAGTCTCCAACTCCCGCCCCCTCGGGCGACTACTGTGCGGAGGCGAGAAGCTGCGCAGCGCAGCCGTACGAGGAGGCTCATATGTCACCGGTGTCATCGCCCTTCGGCCCCCAGCACGCCCCCGCCGGTGATGTGGGCGCGGCGCTCATGCTGATCGACTCCCGGCTCAAGAGCGTCTACGACGGTATGCGCAGGGACGAGAACGGGGAAGGCGATGAGGACAGCGCCGCGAGCGAGGCCGAACGCCGTGATCTGGCCGGGCACTTGGGCGACTCCCTGGGGCCGGGCGGCTTCCACGAGCTGCTGGACGGTGCCTGCACCCTCATCTATCTGTTCATGACGTGGCTGCGGAAGGCCCACGAGGAGCACGGCAAGGACGTCATCGAGTACGTGGTCCCCACGCTCGTGACCTCGATGCGCATGATGCCCCGCAGCATCCGCCCCGAGGCGATCCCCACCATGGCCGGTCTGGTCATCGCCGCGGGCACCGGCCTGAGCCCGAGCCTCTGGCGCCAGCAGTACGGGGACTGGACGGAAGCGGAGATGACGCCGCTGGAGGCCACCGCCTTCCTGCTCGCGGAGCGCATCAACCGCATCACCGAGGACCAGGACTTCGCCACCCGCCTGATCACCGACGCCCTCACCCGGGCCGAGGAAGAGCTCTGAGCCTCCTGTGCCGCTTGCTTCGAGTGCACTCCAGGGATTTAGCGTGGAGGGCATGACGGTGATCGACGGAACGTCCCGGAGCACTCCCGCTACCAGTACGCGTACACAGACGTCCTCAGGCGTGAACGCCTGTACGGCCATGCCCAAGCCGCACCCCCGTCCCACCGGCAAGGACACCTACACGATCAGCGAGGTCGTCGCCTTCACCGGGCTCACCGCGCACACCCTGCGCTGGTACGAGCGGATCGGGCTGATGCCCCATGTCGACCGCTCGCACACCGGCCAACGCCGCTTCTCCAACCGCGACCTGGACTGGCTGGTCTTCGTCGGCAAGCTGCGGCTCACCGGGATGCCCGTCGCGGACATGGTGCGGTACGCGGAGCTGCTGCGTGAGGGCGAGTCCACCTTCGAGGAGCGGCAGGAACTGCTGGAGTCGACCCGCCGCGATGTGATCACCCGCATCGCGGAGCTGCACGACACCCTCGCCGTTCTCGACCACAAGATCGAGTTCTACGCGGGCGCCCCCCGGGCGCCGGAAAGGCGCAGCGCCTGATGACCGACAACGACAACCACGGCAACTCCATCGACACCGCCCGGCTCGACACCGCCCGGCTCGACACCGCCCGGCTCGGCGGCGACGGCGGGCCGGTGGTCGGGGTCCAGGGCCTCGGCTGCATGGGCATGAGCGAGTTCTACGGCGAGACCGACGAGCGCTCCGCCCGGGACACCCTCGACGCCGCGCTGGAAGCGGGCGTCACCCTCTTCGACACCGCCGACATCTACGGGCGCGGGGCCAACGAGGAGTTCCTCGCCCCCTTCGTCGGCGCCCACCGGGACGAGATCACGCTCGCCACCAAGTTCGCCATCGAGCGGACGGACGACCCGCGATACCGGGCGGTGCGCAACGACCTTGCGTACATCCGCACCGCCGTGGAGGCCAGCCTCCGCCGGCTGAGGACCGATGTCATCGACCTCTACTACATGCACCGCCACGACCCGGCCGTCCCGTTCGCCGAATCGGTCGGCGCGATGGCCGAGCTGGTCCAGCAGGGCAAGGTCAGGCAGCTCGGGCTGAGCGAGGTGACCGGCCCCGAGCTGCGCGAGGCACACGCGGTGCACCCGATCGCCGCCCTCCAGTCGGAGTGGTCCCTCTTCAGCCGGGACGTGGAGCTGAGCGCGGTCGGCGCGGCGGCGGAGCTGGGCGTCACGCTCGTGCCGTATTCGCCGCTGGGCCGGGGCTTCCTCACCGGGGCCTTCACCGACGCGGGCCAGGAGCTGGGCGAGGGCGACTTCCGCAAGCACCAGCCCCGCTTCACCGGCGACAACGCCCGCACCAACGCGGCCCTGTTGGAGCCCGTCCACAAGATCGCCGCCGCCCGCGGGGTGACGGCCGCCCAGGTGGCACTCGCCTGGGTGCAGCAGCGGGCGCAGGTGCACGGCCTGACGGTCGTCCCGATCCCCGGCACCCGTAAGCGCAGCCGCCTCCTGGAGAACGTGACGGCGACCCGGCTGACGCTGACGCCCGAGGAGCTGGCCCTCCTGGAGCCGATCGCGGGCCAGGTGGCGGGGGACCGCTACCCGGACATGAGCAACACGTCGGCGGCACGCGAGTAGCTGGCACGGGGAAGGGGCGAAGCCTGTGAAGTCATCGCCTGGTTCATGAAGTTCATCATGACCGAGCCACCCCGCCCCCCTCACGCCAGCCCCAGCGCGAAGACCGCGAACCCCGCCGCGAGCAGCCCCGCCACCGCGCGGCGGGCGTTAGCGGCGCGGGTGCCCGCCTGCCACGGGCCGTCGAAGCGGCGCGTGTACCGGGCGATCAGCACCAAGAGCCCCGTGAACACCGGCAGCCACGCCAGCCGGGCCAGGATCCAGCCGACCGTGTCCGGCCCGGTCGTCAGCCCCGCCACCGTCGTGCCCGTCATCGAGACCGGTACGGCTGCCGCCAGCATCGCGGTCTGGTGCCAGCACAGGATCGTCATCGCGGACAGGTTGACCACCACGACCGGCGCCCACAGCAGCGGCCTGCGCAGCAACCGCCCGAGCCGCTCCCGTATCAGCATCGCCGCCCCGCTCTGGGCCGCGGCCAACGCCACCACCAGCAGTGACGGCGGGTGGGAGTTGGTCCGCACCTCGCCGGGCACGCCCACCATCGATGCCGGGTAGTGGAAGACCAGCAGCAGTACGGCGAAGAGCACCGCGCCCCCGACGAGCAGCAGCCGAGCACCCCGCTTCCCGATCCGGCCCTCGCCCCACGCGACGCCGAGCAGGTAGGCGAAGAGCCAGCCGGGCAGCAGGTTGACCAGGCTCAGCCAGGACGGCATCCCGTCCGCGAGCGGCCCGTACCGCAGGAAGTCCACCACCGCGACCGACCCCAGCAGCGGCAGCGCCGCCCCCCGCCGAACCGCCGAGCCAGGCGGACGCAGAGCGGGGTGAGCGCGGTGACCACGGTGTACACCCCGACGAACCAGAGCGGCTGGATCACCAGCGTCGACCCCGTGCGCAGGGTGTCGCCCGGCACGCCGAGCCAGGACAGGGCCGCCAGCAGCACCGCCCACACCGCCGCCACCCCGAGCACCGGTCTGCCGAGCCGGACCAGCCGCCCGCGCAGCCAGGCGGCCGTGGTCGAGGGCCGGCGGTGGTAGGAGAGGACCGAGGCGTACCCGCCGACCAGGAAGAAGATCCCCAGCATCTGGAGCACCCAGCTGAACGGGGCGAGGGCGCCGAACGTGGCGAGCGGACTCGCGTTGTGCAGCCCCTCCGCGTCGAGCCGGAAGCCGCCGAGCATCCAGTGCCCGAGCGGCACCGCGAGCAGTGCGAGGGCGCGCAGCCCGTCGATCGCCCGGTCCCGGTGGGCGGGGGTGGCGGCGTCGACCCGGGCGGCGAGCCGGTGCGCGCGTGTGTGCGTAGGCGTCGTCATCGGGCCGCACCCTCCGCCGAGACCCCCCGGGCGATCGACGCGAAGACCCGCAGCGACTCCGTACCCGGGGCGAAGTACCCCGCGTGCCCCTGGGTGTCGTAGGCGGGGATGCGGCGGGCCCCGAACGCCGGGTCGGTGGGGTCGGCGCCATGGCCGAGCCCGGCGAACCGCACGCTCGGCACATCGTCGATCCAGTCGTCCGGGGCCTTCGCCGCCCACACCCGGGCCCGCGTCC is a genomic window containing:
- a CDS encoding MerR family transcriptional regulator, encoding MTVIDGTSRSTPATSTRTQTSSGVNACTAMPKPHPRPTGKDTYTISEVVAFTGLTAHTLRWYERIGLMPHVDRSHTGQRRFSNRDLDWLVFVGKLRLTGMPVADMVRYAELLREGESTFEERQELLESTRRDVITRIAELHDTLAVLDHKIEFYAGAPRAPERRSA
- a CDS encoding aldo/keto reductase is translated as MTDNDNHGNSIDTARLDTARLDTARLGGDGGPVVGVQGLGCMGMSEFYGETDERSARDTLDAALEAGVTLFDTADIYGRGANEEFLAPFVGAHRDEITLATKFAIERTDDPRYRAVRNDLAYIRTAVEASLRRLRTDVIDLYYMHRHDPAVPFAESVGAMAELVQQGKVRQLGLSEVTGPELREAHAVHPIAALQSEWSLFSRDVELSAVGAAAELGVTLVPYSPLGRGFLTGAFTDAGQELGEGDFRKHQPRFTGDNARTNAALLEPVHKIAAARGVTAAQVALAWVQQRAQVHGLTVVPIPGTRKRSRLLENVTATRLTLTPEELALLEPIAGQVAGDRYPDMSNTSAARE